The genomic DNA AATTGAAAGGTCAGGGTTTCCATGTCACAGGCTCCCGGCTTTGTCGAGGAACAGGCAGGCGGCCAGCAGGTCGGCGGCACCGCCCGGTGAGGCGTTCAGTTGCAGCAGTTGGGTGTCCAGCAGGCGCAGATGACGGCGGCCGTCGAGGGTGGCACTGCCACCGACTGCGAGTACATGGCGGGCGCCCTGTTGTAGGGTTTGCAGTCCCTCGGGGCCGGCGCGCCAGAGGACGCAGGTGTCACTGAGCGCAGCCATGATCGCCAGCAAGGCATCGAGGCGTGCGTGGTTTTCGCTGACACCGTTGGCGCGGCTGCGGCGCAGTTGCGGCAGACCGTGTTCGATCACGGCAGGAAAGCCCTGTTGCGCCTGTTCGCGGGCACCTCCGGCGCCGTAACGGCGGCGTACCTGGGTGCCATGGCTGTCGTGGGCGGTGGCGGCCGGGTCATCGATCAGGGCGATGCGCCCGGCACGGGCTGCAATGGTTCTCGCGTCGGCCTGAGCATCCAGGGCCCGGGCGGCCACCAGCAAGCCAAGGGCCCATATCGCGCCGCGGTGGGTGTTGACTCCGGCGGTGGTGGCCAGCATCGCAGCCTCCCCTTCACGGCCGATACGGCCCAGCTCGATGCGCAGCGCCAGGCCAACCTCGCCATGAGCCTGGGCGGCGTCGGCCATTTGCCGCAAGCAAGGCCAAAGGGCAAGCGCCGAGGCATGCATAAGGGCCAACGTCATGTCGCTGTGCGCGCCGCTGCTGCGCCGGTCCACCAGGCCCGGCTTGGGTGACAGGTCGGCCTCGTCGATCAGGGCTTCCACCGCCAGGTCGGCCAAGTGGTCGGCAAGGGGAATTGCGGTTTCAGGTGCCGGCCTGATCGCCGGCAAGCCGGATCCCACAGGGATCGCGCAGTTTTCAAGCGAGCGGGCAGCCCCGTGAAGGGGACCATACGGTTGCAGATCGAATAGTTGCATCACCAGCTCCTGAACCGTGCGGGCGGGTTGTACAGGCCACCGGACCACTCCACCAGGTCGGCGATGCTGCGCGCGGCGAGCAGTTCACGGCTGGCATCGGTGCGGCGGATGCCAAGGTCTTCGGGCAAGGCCACCAGGCCTTGCTGGCGCAGGCGCAGGGTGTCCTTGGGGTCATGGCGCAAGCCAATGGCGGTGACCCCAGCCACGGCGGCGATCATCTGCTGGCGCTCTTGCAGGCTGCGGGCCTTGTACAGGTAGGCGATACCCTCTTCGGTCAGCAGGTGGGTGACGTCATCGCCGTAGATCATCACCGGTGCCAGCGGCATGCCGGCCTTCTTCGCCACTTCCACGGCGTCCAGGGTTTCGACGAAGGTCGGTTTGCCGCCTTCCTGGTAGGTTTCGACCATCTGCACCACCAGCTTGCGGCCGCGTTCGAGCAAGGTCTCGGGCACCGTCATGTCGAGCCAGGCCGGCGTGGCGTGGCGCCGGCCGCGGGGGTCGTGGCCCATGTTGGGCGCGCCGCCGAAGCCGGCCAGGCGGCCGCGGGTGACGGTCGAGGAATGGCCATCACCATCGACCTGCAAGGTGGCGCCGATGAACAGGTCGACCGCGTATTGCCCGGCCAGCTGGCACATCATGCGGTTGGAGCGCAGCGAG from Pseudomonas putida includes the following:
- a CDS encoding triphosphoribosyl-dephospho-CoA synthase — translated: MQLFDLQPYGPLHGAARSLENCAIPVGSGLPAIRPAPETAIPLADHLADLAVEALIDEADLSPKPGLVDRRSSGAHSDMTLALMHASALALWPCLRQMADAAQAHGEVGLALRIELGRIGREGEAAMLATTAGVNTHRGAIWALGLLVAARALDAQADARTIAARAGRIALIDDPAATAHDSHGTQVRRRYGAGGAREQAQQGFPAVIEHGLPQLRRSRANGVSENHARLDALLAIMAALSDTCVLWRAGPEGLQTLQQGARHVLAVGGSATLDGRRHLRLLDTQLLQLNASPGGAADLLAACLFLDKAGSL